The genomic window ttTGTGTGTTAATGacaatgttttgaaaaccgAACGGGACACTGATTCAACATTGCACCTTGGTCAATGGCCGGACCAGTTTAATCGGTTTAACcgcttaattttaatttaattttaaattaagtaactatatatatgtaaagagACGGGGCTGAGACACCAACATGTTTCAGGTTCGATCCACCTGCTGAGCGAAACTAAGTCACAATTATCTTGGTCACCTAACACGGATATGGGTCCATGCTTTAGGGCCTATTTGAATACCCGGAGAGAGGGTCTATCCTTGGGGATTAGTCTGGGTCTCTCCATGGGCCTAGGATACCCCcaggttaatcaaaaaaaaaagtataactataaattaattttgatataagTTTATAtcaatgttatattttaaaaatgatatgaaaaataaaattcaaaattcaaaaactaaaactaatttatttatatatgtagtagaaaacaatattaaattttgatgaaaTCTTATTATAATttgcaaatttttttattttttaacttgaaTTTGCGAAAACTGGGTTTTAATATTGAACTAGATCCGATTTAACTCAAATTCAGTTTTTAGCACAACTCGAAACCAGTTAGAAGAGCGAGTCATGATCCGACTGGTTCGATCGTACGGTCCGAtcagattttcaaaacattggtTAATACagttcaataattaaaatatatatttttaataatgaatATCTTTACTACTAGAAACATACATATCATCTTTAAATCTATTTCAAACAAATCTCacactataaaaaataaaaaataataaaaacattaaaaatcaatagttataatgtgaaacaaaaaattatactagatttaaaattttttaaaatttcaaatccgCGCTTcttaagcgcgggtcaaaatgtAGTAAGTTTTATTAAACCCCCAATTTTTAGAAGAGTTATTTTCACTCTAGGGCAGTTTTAAGTTTTCTATTACACTTTAGAGCAGTTGTTGCTCCTTAGACACTTTTTTCTAACTTTCTTCTAACTTGTTCTCTTCTTTTCTAACTAAAGTATAATTTAGTTATAATTAAGTGGACCCACTCAATATTTCATCTCttcattattttttgtaaccacGTAAGCAATTgtgtaaccatataataaaaacatcgGTGATAGAAACGGCTTGGCCGGAAGCTGTCGAAGAGCTTCCTCCTTCACGCCGTGCTCCCCAACTAATCCGCCTCGCTCTGTGACagtaataaaaagaagaagcaagattTACGTTTTTATCGTAGAAACAAAATCAGTTAGAGCTTGAAATCGTGTCTTATATGatattatacatgtttaaaggtATAATAggcaagaagaaaaaaaacggaTGATTAAGATGACGATAATGGCTGGCGGCCATAGAGGAAAATTGCAGAAAACCCTAATTGATTTTGGGGAAGATGAagttaaaattactaaaatacctttcattaaaaatgatttatatgtaCATGATATGTTGTACATACAAATACaatatccacatgtacaacgATTCATATGTACATGAAACGAGACATCCCTTGTTTAGGTTCCACGTTGATTATGATTTCCTGGAGGAGCATACCTAAATGGTTTTCCTCATGCAATCCATAAAGATATATAACATACATTTGTAAGTTATAACATTTGTACATTTAAATAGCATTCAAATGTACACACATATCGTTGTCTTCTTGTACAACGACTCACATGTACACCGGTGTATACTAGTATGTTTTTCATATATGTACATCGATGTGTACATACAAAAATTGTTCAtgtgtacttttttttttgtaacactgttCATGTGTACATATATGATTTATTCGAATAAAGTAAACAAATTCCATGTTGCATTTTTGTTGTTATGTACATCTTGTTCATGTACACGAGTATATTGAGTAACCACATGAATATGATCTTGGCATCTTGTtcagtgtacatgtgtacatgaGAAGACGAAAAGAATCTAAATGTACATCGTGCAAACAATGTATTTATTGTGTTAACACTATCTACATTATGTTAACATTGGTGTGAATTCTAAAAGTCGTAGAAGCTTAATTTTTTAGATAGAAAATCTACAAAAAGTTGTATATCAGAATCATCAATGTGTACACATATATTCATTGTCCACATATACACTATTTTACAAGGACCAAAAGTGAAAATTAAAGAAACTTCATCTCAAAGTTCAACAATGGCGATCAATATCTCGATGCAACAGCGGCTTCGCTTTATAGTCCACCGGAGGTAACAGAGAGAGGCTAAGATCACGGCAAAGACGTAACATACGTCATCCACCGGACTTGAGACACCGCAAAAGATAAGTCCCGTGGAAAAAAGGAGACTGTGGCGGTGGAGTTCGTTGTGGCTGTGATTTGCGGTGTATAATAAACATAGCTTGACATATCTCAAAAGATagattgaataataaagatattgattataaacatattttattaaaagaatgTTCTGAAAAAACAAcattgattttacaaaaaagatCGAAGAACTGAAGGAAaagaaacgaagaagaaaatacATGGGACCCACATTCTTTTATTTAGTTAGTTTATGACTAGAAAATGAGTTTGGTTAGAAAAAACTGCCTTAGTAGCACAAACTGCCTTATAGTATAATATTAAAACTTGAAACTGTCTCTTAgtgtaatatttctttttagaaTTGTCTTAGGCCCCATATGGTCTAGGCACGACACTGATGATACTATGGCATATTAGTTATTTTGTCACtgtattttcaaaaagaaaattacctTTCAATAATGATATATTGGTCAAACCATTTTCTGGCAATCTCCAGCTATATGGCCGACTTTTCCACAGCTGTAACATGTTCCCTGTTCTCGGCAAACTTGAGCTATATGGCTGACTTTTCCACAGCTCTAACATGTTCCTTGTTCTTGGCAATCTCAAGCTAGAtgaccaagttttttttttttttttacagtaaaaaaaataaaaaaaattaaaaaaaaaaaagagtttttttacAGTTTTGACATTTTCCCTTTTATTGGCAATCTAGAGCTATATGATCACCACCAAGACACCAATACCTGTGATGACCCTTCATGCTACATTGACAACAATATATTTGGTTAAGCTTATACATGTATCATTTAAATCGagtttataaacgttttaaaatgATATGTTATTTATCAGAGTACAAAAAACCTGAATATACATTAGTTCCTTTCTCCACTGTTTCTTCTTCCAAACATTCTTTTGTTTGTGGTGTGGAAGTAACATTTCAAGGTCCATAGTCACCATCTCCTATCAAGTTGCAAATGTCCGAACATTCCACTAAGCTACACACACACAAAGCAACAACAAGAGTACTCATGAACTCCTGACTCCTCTAGGTTAAAGATTCATGCTGAACAACAAACTTTATTCACTTCTCTGCGTTTTTGGATTTGGGTCGTTGTATCCTCTGTTTCTTGCTGTCTTCACCAGAAACATTTCCGGTACATTCGATAGCGTCTCACCATCttgcggaggaggaggaagaatcTCTGCAGAAGCTACGGACACTGAAGCCATAATCGTGGCTGCTATGGCCCCAAACGCCGCTGTGGATATACAAACTGTCGCTGCAGCCGATTTAGTCACCCAGCAGCTATGACACTGATATCTACTACTTCGGTTGTTCAATAGATTCAAACGGTAGAGAGAAGGATACAGAGTGTGTGTTATCATTACTTAACTGGTTCTTTTGATCTCATCAGATTCTCTGCGTCTTGTTTTCGCGACAAGGTTAACCTAGTGGTTCTTGTTGAACACTCTATCTTGTTTAGACACTTGTCAATATCTGGTGGCTTGGAATTTAGAAACTTTTCAGACTTCCACGTATGCCAGAATCTTATGCTTACATGACACAATCACACACAATTTAAAACAGTAGTAATTAACCATAAGACTAATTCAAGAACCAAATAACTATGATTGCAACTTACAAATGTGATTACAGTTTCCTCAAAAcagaaaagacaaaaaagtGGAAGAGAATCAAAAGACAAACACTCTATCTCTATCTTACTTTTCTTGCAAGAAACAAGTTAACGTAACTGTATATGTTACACTATTGCCATTCCCAAATCAGAAATGGCAATTTTACAAGAATACAATATAAATTACTATAAATAGAAACAAGTGAGGGACGTGTGTGTGCGTGTGTATAGTATATAATCATAAGATCACCCAAccaaaccacatcaaatctactGACCTTGAGACTCGAGACGCTCTCATCTTTGAAGAAGACTCGactttgctcttcttcttcttcttctgcttcttctgaAAATCAAGTCTCACTCTGGGCACATGTTAAATACAAACCTAAGCTAAATGCATCATTAGTCTCTAACTGCCTTGtcttaatcttcttcttcaataagATAACGATCAAGTTGTTGGAGCTCTCAGTGAAAGGGGCAACATATCTTGTTACCTTTGAGAGAAAGGAACTTTGATTTGATCTTTCCAAATGTACAAGTTTTGATTACCCTGATCCTCCAGCGACTTCCGCAGCTCTCTGTCTCATCATTTCCATCACAGCTGCTCTTCGCCTTGAATCTGATTGCTGCTGTAATCTTCTCAGATGCTCCTTCAGGTCACTgaatgaaagagagagagagagagagaatatcACAACCATCATCAACACAAAATTCAAATGAACCAAAGTGGTTTGATGTATTTCATGGATCATCATAAAGTCGTTTACCTGCAACGAGGTACATGGCACTGAGATTCCTTGCAGGCCCGAGCGTGGAGTTGCAGAAGATACCACATTTTCTTGCATAGAACACAGCCTCCCGAAGCACGCACTTTGCACTGTATACCATGTCGGAATAGTCCCTTCACTTTCCGGCAATTTGGATACTGACAATTTGCAGAACGACATTGTGATGCATGTACCAGAAGTTCCAGCATTTTCCTCAGCTGCAAATTcaaaaaagaagagaacatAAAACAAAGAATGTAACCAAGAGAGAAGCAACACCAGCTCTCAAAAGAAACAGTATTAATACCTGCAAGACTCGCAACTGCCTTGCTTCTTTGTTCTGAGCATTTTGATCAGCTAGGGATGGATGATTAGTCAACTTGTGAGGATGATTAACTCCACCATCTCTACTGTAACAAGAGTTGCACACATCGTAGTCTGGACATACTTCACAGCGCCAGCCTTGACCAGTTTCAATGTCGAGGTGACACGCATTGCAGGTCGTGACAAACGCAGGAGCAGTTGGGTTATGCAGATGATAAAGGACCATCATTGATGAATGTTTTGCCCGCCTCAACGTGTCGTACTGATAATGGTTCCCTTGACAAAGACTCAGAAACGCTTGCCTTGTGTCGAAAAACTCGCTTTCTAGTATCTCATCTTTGTCCCTTGTATCTGCAGGAATATCTGTAATCTCAACCTGCAAATACAATCCCACTAAGATTCATGAAACTGATCACAGACAAAAGGTTAAGGACGCTATCCTCAATAAGCAAATGCAACTCACAGGGTACAACGCATGCTTATCCCTGAAATTAGCAGGATGCCTTTCCCTGTCTTCACGCCGCTGTTCAGCTTCATAACACCTGAAAGGGAATCAGTAAGATTCTTATGTGCAATCATGGTTCTAAAACTTGTTCTAGGCAGTAACTTAATCCTACCCGAAACGATTTCTTCTTTAAAATCCAATTTATATGACTCAACTCGGTTTAAATCGGTTAAATAAGTCTAAATCTAATAAATTAAGCAATAATGTTAGTActctaatttcttttgttttctatatCTAATCTGATAATTCAttattcatcaaaataattttctagGCCTAGTTGATATCCTCTACAAAGCGCCTAGTTAAGGCCTAGCGATTTCTTAACATTGTGTGCAATTCAACAATAAAAGTAAAGAGcagaagagaaagggaatagttCTTACTTATCACAAATCTGAAAGTATTTGCACTGACTGCAGAGCCAACGATTTCCAGATACCATCAACATACAGCAATGTGTGCAAGAAGGTTGCAGGTGGACCATGATAAAGTCCTCCTTCATAGGGTGAATGGTCTCACCAAGCTGGGAACAAAGGTGAATATAATATTAccaaaacaataacaaaaagaTAGTAAAACGCATAGAAAGTAAAGATTACTTTATGCATTAGCAGCA from Brassica napus cultivar Da-Ae unplaced genomic scaffold, Da-Ae ScsIHWf_1424;HRSCAF=2012, whole genome shotgun sequence includes these protein-coding regions:
- the LOC111202853 gene encoding uncharacterized protein LOC111202853, with the protein product MITHTLYPSLYRLNLLNNRSSRYQCHSCWVTKSAAATVCISTAAFGAIAATIMASVSVASAEILPPPPQDGETLSNVPEMFLVKTARNRGYNDPNPKTQRSE